The following proteins come from a genomic window of Sphaerisporangium rubeum:
- a CDS encoding CHAT domain-containing protein yields MGNTSEHEPSTVPSPRDRSDPRAWCAVAVARLARDQPEGALEAAGEAVERDPGGEWGHRLMSLALERLGRDSEATVAAQDAVRLAPGSWAARLRFGSVLRRTPGRWRDAWAQAQQAVRFAPEQPDPHVLIGDLALARGDFRQAAAAYRTALRRDEDHPAARVNLGLTHLRWERPRDHHDPTWAVDPRETARARRALEVWSRQVRVLAAVALTAVAVLAFWYELRDQALIGGAAVPVLMLAATVRQARRVGVWRYVPGMLARDLWLCVSVSVAVLVAAAYVTALATLPDWTPGSLVVPLVYAPAPVTVEWEDILGGLWAGLFGLVLFNGLAVLCLRGLTETWQGRPVRALAEFTAVAPGRVGLRDTGVTLWIVAARLWTLVVLLAVVPPLAGDTRAALAAVCVPFAMLYVRWRGGLRNRLGEVLRHDRTLALALLALLPASAALFTVGLPVPALAGAWWTVAAMFAVAVLSFTARGLRAWWRGSAGPWRASLVPCESCGPRLPGEVVPPVPLSEEVRRAFTLSRSVVLSFSDTGGPRALAVAAVTSVSSSGELRLIATEEAWAAAARDPRVAVFAADPGERRFWAEVRGVALPDPAQDVLRVTPKHVHIAEFPGRHEARTSTRHR; encoded by the coding sequence GCGCGATCCCGGCGGTGAATGGGGGCATCGGCTGATGAGTCTCGCCCTGGAACGCCTCGGCCGCGACTCCGAGGCGACCGTCGCGGCTCAGGACGCCGTCCGGCTCGCACCCGGCTCCTGGGCCGCGCGGCTCCGGTTCGGGTCGGTGCTGCGCAGGACCCCGGGCCGCTGGCGTGACGCCTGGGCCCAGGCGCAGCAGGCCGTTCGCTTCGCCCCCGAGCAGCCCGACCCCCACGTGCTGATCGGCGACCTCGCGCTGGCGCGCGGTGACTTCAGGCAGGCCGCGGCGGCGTACCGCACGGCGCTGCGCCGCGACGAGGACCACCCCGCGGCGCGCGTCAACCTCGGCCTCACCCACCTGCGCTGGGAACGGCCCCGCGACCACCACGACCCCACCTGGGCCGTCGACCCCCGCGAGACCGCCAGGGCCCGCAGGGCCCTTGAGGTGTGGTCACGGCAGGTGCGGGTGCTCGCGGCGGTCGCGCTGACCGCCGTGGCCGTGCTGGCGTTCTGGTACGAACTTCGCGACCAGGCGCTGATCGGCGGTGCGGCCGTACCGGTCCTGATGCTGGCCGCCACCGTGCGGCAGGCCAGGCGCGTCGGCGTGTGGCGGTACGTCCCCGGCATGCTCGCCAGGGACCTGTGGCTGTGCGTGTCGGTGTCGGTGGCGGTCCTGGTGGCGGCGGCGTACGTGACGGCGCTCGCCACGCTGCCGGACTGGACGCCGGGCTCGCTCGTCGTGCCGCTGGTGTACGCGCCGGCCCCGGTGACCGTCGAGTGGGAGGACATCCTCGGCGGCCTCTGGGCCGGGCTGTTCGGCCTGGTGCTGTTCAACGGGCTCGCCGTGCTGTGCCTGCGCGGGCTCACCGAGACATGGCAGGGACGGCCGGTGCGTGCCCTCGCCGAGTTCACCGCCGTGGCCCCCGGACGCGTGGGGCTGCGCGACACCGGGGTCACGTTGTGGATCGTCGCGGCGCGGCTGTGGACCCTGGTCGTGCTGCTGGCCGTCGTCCCGCCGCTCGCGGGGGACACCAGAGCGGCGCTCGCCGCGGTGTGCGTCCCGTTCGCGATGCTGTACGTGCGGTGGCGCGGCGGGCTGCGGAACCGCCTCGGCGAGGTGCTGCGCCACGACCGGACGCTCGCGCTCGCGCTGCTGGCGCTGCTGCCGGCGTCCGCGGCGCTGTTCACGGTGGGCCTGCCGGTTCCGGCGCTGGCCGGGGCCTGGTGGACGGTGGCGGCCATGTTCGCGGTCGCGGTGCTGAGCTTCACCGCGCGCGGGCTGCGCGCCTGGTGGCGCGGGTCGGCGGGGCCGTGGCGCGCGTCCCTGGTCCCGTGCGAGAGCTGCGGGCCCCGGCTGCCGGGGGAGGTGGTGCCGCCGGTCCCGCTCAGTGAGGAGGTGCGGCGCGCGTTCACCCTCTCACGAAGTGTGGTGCTCTCCTTCAGCGACACAGGCGGCCCGCGCGCGCTCGCCGTGGCGGCCGTCACCTCGGTCAGCTCGTCGGGGGAACTGCGTCTCATCGCGACAGAGGAGGCGTGGGCCGCCGCCGCGCGCGACCCGCGCGTCGCCGTCTTCGCCGCCGATCCGGGGGAACGCCGCTTCTGGGCCGAGGTGCGCGGCGTCGCGCTCCCCGATCCCGCGCAGGACGTCCTGCGGGTCACCCCCAAACACGTCCACATCGCCGAGTTCCCCGGCCGGCACGAGGCGAGGACGTCCACCCGCCACCGCTGA
- a CDS encoding AAA family ATPase encodes MRDSDRARPAGRAAARDAFEHVRRRYFALSRGMRRLIFAVVLIVSVVAAVLTGGSFFTALVTTVLLLGFAELTLRYPRAAATVLVVVAWSCAVVVTGNYLQPHSALPTLYLLLGLVVGVAAHLIRWVTPWVSTVAALGAAAMVALAVATFSSGIALWAAYGVAAAVLAYRLIQAGQARGRLSASAVSAAPSGERARDGAGDREHHERAAPPPISVDEALGELESMIGLEPVKEQVRSIAASIEASRLRAEAGYSTEPPMRHFVFAGPPGTGKTSVARTVAKIFYAFGLLETPYVVEASRADLVGEFLGATAIKTNELVDRALGGVLFIDEAYGLINSAEGQPDRFGAEAVQTLLKRAEDDRDRLIVILAGYDKEMTAFLASNPGLSSRFSTRVRFPSYSPAELVRIVELLRSRRGERLSPDAPGVLLGLFDDLHRRGLVDELGNARFARSLVETAAQARDVRVVGAGGAPQREDLVTTTTADLTKAFNELTARFSGFQARPSLEDALADLDSMAGLEPVKRQVRAIAAQLRVARMREEQGLPAPPQMRHFVFIGPPGTGKTTVARVLGRVFSALGLLSRPDVVEASRADLVGQHLGATAIKTNELVDRALGGVLFVDEAYSLVNSGYQGGDAFGAEAVQTLLKRAEDDRDRLVIILAGYAADMERFFASNSGLASRFDQRIVFPSYRPAELTEIATLLASRAGDRFDDAARRDLGEVFAWVCAEGLIDDLGNGRFARSLFERAALGRDVRLAGRGGTASTAELTTITSEDVRAAVDELAER; translated from the coding sequence ATGCGAGACTCCGACAGGGCCCGGCCGGCGGGGCGCGCCGCGGCCCGCGATGCGTTCGAGCACGTAAGGCGGCGTTACTTCGCGCTTTCCCGCGGCATGCGCCGGTTGATCTTCGCCGTGGTGCTGATCGTCTCGGTCGTCGCGGCCGTCCTCACCGGCGGCTCGTTCTTCACCGCGCTCGTCACTACTGTCTTACTTCTGGGCTTCGCCGAGCTGACCCTGCGTTACCCCCGCGCCGCCGCGACCGTCCTGGTCGTGGTGGCGTGGTCGTGCGCGGTCGTGGTCACCGGGAACTACCTCCAGCCGCACTCCGCGCTCCCCACCCTGTACCTGCTGCTCGGTCTCGTCGTCGGCGTGGCGGCCCACCTCATCAGGTGGGTGACGCCGTGGGTCAGCACCGTGGCCGCGCTCGGCGCCGCCGCCATGGTCGCGCTCGCCGTCGCCACGTTCTCGTCCGGCATCGCTTTGTGGGCCGCGTACGGCGTGGCCGCCGCCGTGCTCGCCTACCGCCTGATCCAGGCCGGTCAGGCACGCGGCCGGCTGTCGGCGTCCGCGGTCTCCGCGGCCCCCTCGGGGGAGCGGGCCAGAGACGGGGCCGGCGACCGTGAGCACCACGAGCGCGCCGCGCCGCCGCCGATCTCGGTGGACGAGGCGCTCGGCGAGCTGGAGAGCATGATCGGCCTTGAGCCGGTCAAGGAGCAGGTGCGCTCGATCGCCGCGTCCATCGAGGCGTCCCGGCTGCGCGCGGAGGCGGGGTACTCCACCGAGCCGCCGATGCGTCACTTCGTGTTCGCCGGCCCCCCGGGCACCGGCAAGACCTCCGTGGCCCGCACCGTCGCCAAGATCTTCTACGCGTTCGGGCTGCTGGAGACCCCGTACGTCGTCGAGGCCTCACGCGCCGACCTCGTCGGCGAGTTCCTCGGCGCCACGGCCATCAAGACCAACGAGCTGGTCGACCGCGCGCTCGGCGGCGTGCTGTTCATCGACGAGGCCTACGGACTGATCAACTCGGCCGAGGGCCAGCCGGACCGCTTCGGCGCCGAAGCCGTGCAGACCCTGCTCAAACGCGCCGAGGACGACCGCGACCGACTGATCGTCATCCTCGCCGGGTACGACAAGGAGATGACGGCGTTCCTGGCGTCCAACCCCGGCCTGTCGTCACGGTTCTCCACCCGCGTCCGATTCCCGTCGTACTCCCCGGCCGAGCTGGTGCGCATCGTCGAGCTGCTGCGTTCCCGCCGCGGCGAGCGGCTTTCCCCCGACGCGCCAGGCGTGCTGCTCGGGCTGTTCGACGACCTCCACCGGCGCGGCCTGGTCGACGAGCTCGGCAACGCGCGCTTCGCACGCAGCCTGGTGGAGACGGCCGCGCAGGCCCGCGACGTGCGCGTCGTCGGCGCCGGAGGCGCGCCGCAGCGTGAGGACCTGGTGACCACCACCACCGCCGACCTCACCAAGGCGTTCAACGAGCTGACGGCTCGGTTCAGCGGCTTCCAGGCCCGGCCGAGCCTTGAGGACGCGCTGGCCGACCTCGACAGCATGGCGGGCCTGGAGCCCGTCAAGCGGCAGGTGCGCGCCATCGCCGCGCAGCTGCGCGTCGCGCGCATGCGCGAGGAACAGGGCCTGCCGGCGCCGCCGCAGATGCGGCACTTCGTGTTCATCGGCCCTCCCGGAACCGGCAAGACCACCGTGGCGCGCGTGCTCGGCCGCGTCTTCTCCGCGCTCGGCCTGCTCTCCCGGCCCGACGTGGTGGAGGCGTCCCGCGCCGACCTCGTGGGCCAGCACCTCGGCGCCACGGCCATCAAGACCAACGAGCTGGTCGACCGCGCGCTCGGCGGCGTGCTGTTCGTCGACGAGGCCTACAGCCTGGTCAACAGCGGATACCAGGGTGGCGACGCGTTCGGCGCCGAGGCCGTGCAGACCCTGCTCAAACGCGCCGAGGACGACCGCGACCGGCTGGTCATCATCCTCGCGGGCTACGCCGCCGACATGGAGCGGTTCTTCGCGAGCAACTCGGGCCTGGCCAGCAGGTTCGACCAGCGCATCGTCTTCCCGTCCTACCGTCCCGCCGAGCTCACCGAGATCGCCACGCTGCTCGCGAGCCGCGCGGGGGACCGCTTCGACGACGCCGCGCGGCGCGACCTCGGCGAGGTGTTCGCCTGGGTGTGCGCCGAGGGCCTGATCGACGACCTCGGCAACGGCAGGTTCGCGCGGTCGCTGTTCGAGCGTGCCGCGCTCGGCCGCGACGTCCGGCTCGCCGGCCGCGGCGGCACCGCGAGCACCGCCGAGCTCACCACCATCACCAGCGAGGACGTCCGCGCCGCCGTGGACGAGCTGGCCGAACGCTGA
- a CDS encoding ABC transporter permease — MAGFLLRRTVGYLVLIAVATSLAYLLAATALDPRANYEGRNPPPPPAVVDARLSMYNLNDRTPLHERYLRWAGGVLRGDFGHSWNGDRVGAEIARRAGVTLRLVLAGAVLGGVAGVLAGAAAAVRQYGWFDRLSSVSAFTVLAVPTVVLANMLILGAVWVNDRLGAQLFMVSGEATPGLDAGTPAGLLDRAKHLILPTVSLAVGQMAVYSRYQRTMMLDVLDADFVRTAMAKGLRRRTALLRHALRTALIPAVTYFAFTFGSLLVGATITESVFGWHGLGEELVASVRANDVNTVAAISCFAAFAVLLASLASDVLHAVLDPRVRAG; from the coding sequence ATGGCCGGGTTCCTGCTCCGCCGCACGGTGGGTTACCTCGTGCTGATCGCGGTCGCCACCAGCCTCGCCTACCTGCTGGCGGCCACCGCGCTCGACCCCAGGGCCAACTACGAGGGCCGCAACCCCCCTCCGCCGCCGGCCGTGGTCGACGCGCGCCTGTCGATGTACAACCTCAACGACCGCACCCCCCTGCACGAGCGCTATCTGCGCTGGGCCGGCGGCGTGCTCCGCGGCGACTTCGGCCACAGCTGGAACGGCGACCGGGTCGGCGCCGAGATCGCGCGCAGGGCCGGGGTCACGCTGCGGCTGGTGCTGGCCGGCGCGGTGCTCGGCGGCGTCGCCGGGGTGCTGGCCGGAGCCGCCGCGGCCGTCCGGCAGTACGGCTGGTTCGACCGGCTGTCGTCGGTCTCGGCGTTCACCGTGCTCGCCGTGCCGACCGTCGTGCTGGCCAACATGCTGATCCTCGGCGCCGTCTGGGTCAACGACCGCCTCGGCGCGCAGCTCTTCATGGTCAGCGGCGAGGCCACGCCGGGCCTCGACGCCGGCACGCCGGCGGGGCTGCTCGACCGTGCCAAGCACCTGATCCTGCCGACGGTGTCGCTCGCCGTGGGCCAGATGGCCGTCTACAGCCGCTACCAGCGCACCATGATGCTCGACGTGCTGGACGCCGACTTCGTCCGCACCGCGATGGCCAAGGGCCTGCGCAGGCGCACCGCGCTGCTGCGCCACGCGCTGCGCACGGCGCTCATCCCCGCCGTCACCTACTTCGCGTTCACCTTCGGCTCCCTGCTGGTCGGCGCCACCATCACCGAGTCGGTGTTCGGGTGGCACGGCCTCGGCGAGGAGCTCGTCGCGTCCGTGCGCGCCAACGACGTCAACACCGTCGCCGCGATCAGCTGCTTCGCCGCGTTCGCCGTCCTGCTCGCCTCGCTGGCCTCCGACGTGCTGCATGCCGTCCTCGACCCGAGGGTGCGGGCGGGCTGA
- a CDS encoding ABC transporter permease, whose product MTTLPEQELAEAAATRTPAPTRLRVVAALFLRARRGRLGAAVLLAMFLLAFAGPLVSPWAPDELDFQAFLRPPSALHWFGTTQSGSDVFVLTMRGAQKSLIVGLLVAVLSTGFAAVAGSFAGYFLGWTDRAVMWMTDLLLVLPAFLILAVMSPLFTGGRWLLFAVMLALFLWMITSKIVRGMTRSIKEREYIRAARYMGVSPPVIIFRHVLPNLASLLVADATLNVSAAILTETSLSYFGFGVQPPDVSLGGLIADGATTAVYAPWTFWFAAGVLVVTVLAVNLIGDALRDALDPGGCAR is encoded by the coding sequence ATGACGACCCTCCCCGAGCAGGAACTGGCCGAGGCCGCCGCCACGCGCACCCCGGCCCCGACGCGGCTGCGCGTGGTGGCCGCGCTGTTCCTGCGCGCGCGGCGCGGCCGCCTCGGCGCGGCGGTGCTGCTGGCGATGTTCCTGCTGGCGTTCGCCGGGCCGCTGGTCTCCCCGTGGGCCCCCGACGAGCTGGACTTCCAGGCGTTCCTGCGGCCGCCGTCCGCGCTCCACTGGTTCGGCACCACGCAGAGCGGGTCGGACGTCTTCGTGCTGACCATGCGCGGCGCGCAGAAGTCGCTGATCGTCGGCCTGCTGGTCGCGGTGCTGTCCACCGGTTTCGCGGCGGTGGCGGGCTCGTTCGCGGGCTACTTCCTCGGCTGGACCGACCGCGCCGTCATGTGGATGACCGACCTGCTGCTGGTGCTGCCGGCGTTCCTGATCCTCGCCGTCATGTCGCCGCTGTTCACCGGGGGACGCTGGCTGCTGTTCGCCGTCATGCTGGCGCTGTTCCTGTGGATGATCACCTCGAAGATCGTCCGCGGCATGACCAGGTCGATCAAGGAGCGCGAGTACATCAGAGCGGCGCGCTACATGGGGGTGAGCCCTCCGGTGATCATCTTCAGGCACGTCCTGCCGAACCTCGCCTCGCTGCTGGTGGCGGACGCCACGCTCAACGTCAGCGCGGCCATCCTCACCGAGACGAGCCTGTCGTACTTCGGGTTCGGCGTGCAGCCCCCCGACGTCTCGCTCGGCGGCCTGATCGCCGACGGCGCCACGACGGCCGTGTACGCGCCGTGGACGTTCTGGTTCGCCGCCGGTGTGCTCGTGGTCACCGTCCTCGCCGTCAACCTCATCGGCGACGCGCTGCGCGACGCGCTCGACCCCGGTGGGTGCGCCAGGTGA
- a CDS encoding ABC transporter ATP-binding protein, protein MAGRPAFRAVSGTGSSTGSGTGETAPVLEVSDLSVRFGGVPVVRGLGFSLRAGEVLGVVGESGAGKSAAALAVMGLLPRQAKVGGSVRLHGTELVGLPDRRLAAFRGRAISMVFQDPLSALTPVHRVGDQIAEAVRVHQRVSRRAAAERAVELLGLVGIPDPRRRARAFPHEFSGGMRQRAVIAMAIANDPDVIICDEPTTALDVTIQAQVIEVLRRARAETGAAVVLISHDLGVVAGLADRVLVMYAGRAVEVGPVCEVYERPRMPYTSGLLGSVPRVDAGRDLPLTPIEGGPPSPAALPPGCPFEPRCAARLPCCREAEPPLTEITPGHHAACLRAAEPSGGHPPRVGLVPGRGESPEERREPVPRLGSPAAGETPALAADATAPRPARPVVLEVEGLVKHHPLVRGGVLRRRAGSVRAVDGVGFDIREGETLALVGESGCGKTTTLMQILELTAPQQGRVTVFGRDASTLTARERMAVRARMQVVFQDPLASLDPRMTVHDIVAEPLVTHGRGDVAGRVRRLLRLVGLDPADAVRYPRHFSGGQRQRVAIARALALEPRLVVLDEPVSALDVSVRAGVINLLGSLRDRLGLSYLFVAHDLAVVRYVADRVAVMYMGRIAEIGPVERVYGAPAHPYTEALLSAVPIPDPRKERERRRILLDGEVPSQARPPSGCRFRGRCPAYRTLPEPLRKRCADERPEIRQVAGEAEHGAACHYPGRLAHSGSFQKSAADPDHLRWPADPPTNVEES, encoded by the coding sequence ATGGCGGGCCGTCCCGCGTTCCGCGCCGTGTCCGGCACCGGGTCCAGCACCGGGTCCGGCACCGGGGAGACCGCGCCGGTGCTTGAGGTCAGCGACCTGTCGGTGCGGTTCGGCGGCGTTCCCGTGGTGCGCGGCCTCGGTTTCAGCCTGCGGGCCGGCGAGGTGCTCGGCGTGGTGGGGGAGTCGGGGGCGGGCAAGTCGGCGGCGGCGCTCGCAGTGATGGGCCTGCTGCCCCGTCAGGCGAAGGTCGGCGGTTCGGTGCGGCTGCACGGCACCGAGCTGGTCGGCCTGCCGGACCGGCGGCTCGCGGCGTTCCGCGGCCGGGCCATCTCCATGGTCTTCCAGGACCCTCTGTCGGCGCTGACCCCGGTCCACCGCGTCGGCGACCAGATCGCCGAGGCCGTGCGGGTGCACCAGCGGGTGAGCAGGCGCGCGGCGGCCGAGCGCGCCGTCGAGCTGCTCGGCCTCGTCGGCATCCCCGACCCGCGCCGCAGGGCCAGGGCCTTCCCGCACGAGTTCTCCGGCGGCATGCGGCAGCGCGCCGTGATCGCCATGGCCATCGCCAACGACCCCGACGTCATCATCTGCGACGAGCCGACCACCGCTCTCGACGTCACGATCCAGGCCCAGGTCATCGAGGTGCTGAGACGCGCCAGGGCCGAGACCGGCGCGGCCGTCGTGCTCATCTCCCACGACCTCGGGGTGGTGGCGGGCCTCGCCGACCGGGTCCTGGTGATGTACGCGGGCCGCGCGGTCGAGGTCGGGCCGGTGTGCGAGGTGTACGAACGTCCGCGCATGCCGTACACCAGCGGGCTGCTGGGCTCGGTGCCACGCGTGGACGCCGGCCGCGACCTGCCGCTCACCCCGATCGAAGGCGGGCCGCCGTCCCCCGCGGCCCTCCCCCCCGGCTGCCCGTTCGAGCCGCGCTGCGCGGCCCGCCTGCCGTGCTGCCGCGAGGCCGAGCCGCCGCTGACCGAGATCACCCCCGGCCACCACGCGGCGTGCCTGAGGGCCGCCGAGCCGTCCGGCGGACATCCTCCGCGCGTAGGGCTCGTTCCCGGCCGTGGAGAGTCGCCTGAGGAGCGCCGTGAGCCCGTTCCTCGCCTCGGCTCTCCGGCGGCCGGTGAGACGCCGGCCCTCGCCGCCGACGCGACGGCGCCGCGGCCGGCGCGGCCGGTGGTGCTGGAGGTCGAAGGGCTGGTGAAGCACCACCCGCTGGTCAGAGGCGGTGTGCTGCGGCGGCGCGCCGGCAGCGTGCGCGCGGTGGACGGCGTCGGCTTCGACATCCGCGAGGGCGAGACCCTCGCACTGGTGGGGGAGTCGGGGTGCGGCAAGACCACCACGCTCATGCAGATCCTGGAGCTCACCGCGCCGCAGCAGGGCCGGGTCACGGTGTTCGGCAGGGACGCCTCCACGCTCACGGCCCGCGAGCGCATGGCCGTGCGGGCCCGCATGCAGGTGGTCTTCCAGGACCCTCTGGCGTCCCTCGACCCCCGCATGACGGTGCACGACATCGTCGCCGAGCCCCTGGTCACCCACGGCCGCGGCGACGTCGCGGGCCGGGTGCGGCGGCTGCTGCGGCTGGTCGGGCTCGACCCGGCGGACGCCGTCCGGTACCCGCGGCACTTCTCCGGCGGCCAGCGGCAGCGCGTCGCCATCGCGCGGGCCCTCGCTCTCGAACCCCGGCTGGTGGTGCTGGACGAGCCGGTGTCGGCGCTCGACGTCTCCGTGCGCGCCGGCGTGATCAACCTGCTGGGGTCGCTGCGCGACAGACTCGGCCTGTCCTACCTGTTCGTCGCGCACGACCTCGCCGTGGTGCGCTACGTCGCCGACCGGGTGGCCGTGATGTACATGGGCCGCATCGCCGAGATCGGCCCCGTGGAGCGGGTGTACGGCGCGCCGGCGCACCCTTACACCGAGGCCCTGCTGTCGGCCGTGCCGATCCCCGACCCGCGCAAGGAGCGTGAGCGGCGCAGGATCCTGCTGGACGGCGAGGTGCCGAGCCAGGCGCGGCCGCCGTCCGGCTGCCGGTTCCGCGGCCGCTGCCCCGCCTACCGGACGCTTCCCGAGCCGCTGCGCAAGCGCTGTGCCGACGAGCGGCCCGAGATACGGCAGGTCGCCGGGGAGGCCGAGCACGGCGCGGCCTGCCACTACCCCGGACGTCTCGCCCATAGTGGATCGTTCCAGAAGTCCGCGGCCGATCCGGACCACCTCAGGTGGCCGGCGGACCCGCCGACGAACGTGGAGGAATCGTGA
- a CDS encoding ABC transporter family substrate-binding protein: protein MTATRRSARRLSLWTRGAAAVLALTAVLPSAACGSGGERAGRHAGDARQAIKAYDVNPLPRSRVRDGGTLQWGLTEFPAQWNLNHVDGNLADVKKVVDALMPAAFRADEKAAPSPNTDYVTAATVTATNPRQVVTYTLNPRARWSDGTSITWQDYQAQWKAMRGADPDFHVASTTGYQDIASVEKGENDHEVKVTFQTPFSEWQSLFWPLYPRSANATPQAFNTGWLNRIPVTAGPFRFAAFDQTAKTVTVVRDERWWGDRAKLDKIVFRALDGEALVGAFTNGELDVFDIGPSAPDYARAKGAKGAVIRQAAGPDFRHFTVNGESPALSDPKVRQAIALGLDRDAIARSDLQGLGWKGALLGNHFFMNTQEGYQDNSGELGRYDPARAERLLDEAGWRRASPTRRRGGTELTVRFVVPAGLQLSKSEGELARAMLERIGVKVTIQAVPGDDFFAKYIIPGNFDIAPFSYFGTPFPVSSSYATYAAAVKGSDGKPRWNANFGRTGRREIDTAMRRASSYLDPGRARAETNEADRMIWREVNVIPLYQRPQNWGVKATLANIGAPGFYTLRYADIGFTA, encoded by the coding sequence GTGACAGCAACCCGGAGATCCGCACGCCGTCTCTCCTTGTGGACGCGCGGAGCCGCGGCGGTGCTCGCGCTGACGGCCGTCCTGCCGTCCGCCGCGTGCGGGAGCGGCGGCGAGAGGGCCGGACGGCACGCCGGGGACGCGCGGCAGGCGATCAAGGCGTACGACGTCAACCCGCTGCCGCGGTCACGGGTGCGCGACGGCGGCACGCTGCAGTGGGGGCTCACCGAGTTCCCGGCCCAGTGGAACCTCAACCACGTCGACGGCAACCTCGCCGACGTCAAGAAGGTCGTCGACGCGCTGATGCCGGCCGCGTTCCGCGCCGACGAGAAGGCCGCGCCGTCCCCCAACACCGACTACGTGACCGCGGCCACGGTGACCGCCACGAACCCCCGCCAGGTCGTGACGTACACGCTGAACCCCCGCGCCAGGTGGTCGGACGGCACCTCCATCACCTGGCAGGACTACCAGGCGCAGTGGAAGGCCATGCGCGGCGCCGACCCCGACTTCCACGTCGCCTCGACCACCGGCTACCAGGACATCGCCTCGGTGGAGAAAGGCGAGAACGACCACGAGGTGAAGGTCACGTTCCAGACGCCGTTCTCGGAGTGGCAGTCGCTGTTCTGGCCCCTGTACCCGCGCTCGGCCAACGCCACCCCCCAGGCGTTCAACACCGGGTGGCTGAACCGCATCCCCGTCACGGCGGGCCCGTTCAGGTTCGCGGCGTTCGACCAGACCGCCAAGACCGTCACGGTCGTCCGCGACGAGCGGTGGTGGGGGGACAGGGCCAAGCTGGACAAAATCGTTTTTCGCGCGCTCGACGGTGAGGCGCTCGTCGGCGCGTTCACCAACGGGGAGCTGGACGTCTTCGACATCGGGCCGTCCGCACCCGACTACGCGCGCGCCAAGGGGGCCAAAGGCGCGGTGATCCGGCAGGCCGCGGGGCCGGACTTCCGGCACTTCACCGTCAACGGCGAGAGCCCGGCCCTGTCGGACCCCAAGGTGCGCCAGGCCATCGCGCTCGGCCTGGACCGCGACGCCATCGCACGGTCCGACCTGCAGGGCCTCGGGTGGAAAGGCGCGCTGCTCGGCAACCACTTCTTCATGAACACCCAGGAGGGCTACCAGGACAACTCCGGTGAGCTCGGCAGGTACGACCCGGCGCGCGCCGAGCGCCTGCTGGACGAGGCGGGCTGGCGGCGGGCCAGTCCCACGAGGCGGCGCGGCGGCACGGAGCTCACCGTGCGGTTCGTGGTGCCGGCGGGGTTGCAGCTCAGCAAGTCCGAGGGGGAACTGGCGCGGGCCATGCTCGAACGCATCGGGGTGAAGGTCACGATCCAGGCGGTGCCGGGTGACGACTTCTTCGCCAAGTACATCATCCCCGGCAACTTCGACATCGCGCCGTTCTCCTACTTCGGCACGCCTTTCCCGGTCTCCAGCAGCTACGCCACGTACGCCGCCGCCGTGAAGGGCTCCGACGGCAAGCCCCGCTGGAACGCCAACTTCGGCCGTACGGGCCGCCGCGAGATCGACACCGCGATGCGGCGCGCGTCGTCCTACCTCGACCCCGGCCGGGCCCGCGCCGAGACCAACGAGGCCGACCGCATGATCTGGCGCGAGGTCAACGTGATCCCTCTCTACCAGCGTCCGCAGAACTGGGGGGTCAAGGCCACCCTCGCCAACATCGGCGCTCCGGGCTTCTACACCCTGCGCTACGCCGACATCGGCTTCACGGCCTGA